GGTTCCTTTAGGATGCACATAAATTAATGCCTTTCCTCTGAAACCGTCGAATTGAATATTTGACTTAAATCCGCGGAGCTCTAGCCTTAATTTTTAACCTTTCgatcctttggtcaaacaattTTGGAGCCGCAAAGAATGCATGGAATGGAATAATTAGATGAGGCATTTAAGTTACAAAcagaataagaaaagaaaaattagcaaaaaaaaaaaatgtttttgacAAATTAAAGAGAGCATATGAAAAATACTCGTCAAATTGTCTTTTCATGATTCTTTTAATCAGTCAAATTAACTTATCCCAAATGCTTATCATTAATGTGCTATGGTCTATCATGTACCATTTTGCTAACCACCAGCTCAATGGCTGATGGCCACCACTAATGCATTAAAGCTTGGTGGGGTGGGAGACAGGGTTCAAATCTTGTCTCTCACCAATTTGTCACATTAAAGTGGCTCTGCTTAAAAATTCAGACTGGTACGTAGTGCATCCGTTTGATCCGGTGGTGATTCAGTCCCTCCGGATTACTCCCGAGTCTCTTCAGTTCCTCCCTCTCCCCCCTAGTGTAGGATAACCTATCgtatagacaaaaaaaaaaaaagtaaccaTTTGCTGTTCACTTCTCCGTTTTTTATTTTTCGAAGGATGAAATTTCACCCTAAGTAGCTAGGTATATTATTTCCTATGCACTTGCGCCCGCAATGATAAACTGTTTCTTCATAGAATAGAGCTCCAGTCAGCAATAAAAGGTAAAACAAACAACATGCACGCCCCCCCCATTGGTCATCATGGTATACTACTCCTCCTTGCAGCgacttttttatttatttattattattattgatttGCAATCTGAGACTGGAGAGTGCTACGTACACAAATTGTACGTAATAGGACTCAGACATTTTGATAGTTGTGGGAAGTGATGAATGATCTTGTTGACCCTGAACTAGTCAGGCGAGGGGGAAGAGGGGACGATCAATTTCATGCGGGAGGACTCGGCCTTCTCGCTTGCAGCATGCGTATGTGGTTTGACCAAATTAATTAAAGCTGGCCATTTTGCATGCGATCTGATCTAATATAACAACAACAACTGGTGTTATGTAAATGGTGGATTCAAAGACAAACGGAAATCTTTTTCTGATTGACCCATGAGATCAAGATTTAGTGACTGAAATCTTAAATTGTGATTCCTAATTAGGATGTGCTGATCGAGTCCCCAGTTATAGTAGGTATAGAAATCATTTTGTAACTGGCGAAAGTCGTTCATCATTATTAGTATTCTCCTTAAGGAAGAGCAACCCTTGGTCTTGTTGTCTGCCTCGTTAAATACAATTACCATATTTTGGGGGGAAAAAAACTACCTCTATTTAATTGATAATTAAGCAAATGACTtctattaaataataatttcataCATTTCGACTTGAACAGCTACACTTACTTTAAATGAAACATTTATAAATCAACTTTTACCTTTTTGAGTTTGGATACATGTAATCTTTTAATGAACTAAACATGATTTAAGTAACTTAAATCCATTTAGTGGAGAAGAAAACTAATCTAAGAGTTGCACCCATGAGATAACTAGTTGTTAATTGTTATGTAgatcatctctctctctctctctctctctagtcTCCAGCACATCTTGTATCCGCCATGTTGCACTAGCACCAAAATCTAAAGATTTTGATAAAAACATTGAGCTTAGACTGAAGTCTAATATCTCTTCTTccttttaattttccctttgtttttttttcttttttgttccaTATAAGTTTAGAATGAAGTTTAATGTTATTTTCCTCCTTCGTTATTAATGGTCCTTGTTATTTTCCCCATAAGAGGAGATTTGATACGTTACCTTTTCTTCTTGGCTGCAATCGCAGTGCAGTATATGTGTCTTGTTCCAGGGAGTTGATTTGTAATTCAATTCTACCGTGTAGCTTGATaaaattcatttgcacttatttgTAGTGCTTCAAGTGGGAAAAAAAGGAGAGGTGGTCCAGGTGGACTAAATAAACTCTGTGGTGTTTCTCCTGAACTTCAGGCAGTTGTGGGTCAGGCAACAATGCCCAGGACTGAGGTTTGGACTGTAGATAACTAGATCTTTTACCCTTCtttcgttttgtttttgttttcttctctctcttttgccTTACCTGTATAACAGCTATTTATGTGTGGTCCTAAAACTTCTCCACTTTGTTCAGATTGTGAAGCAACTTTGGGCGTACATAAGGAAAAATAACCTCCAAGATCCTAACAACAAAAGGAAGATAATTTGCAACGATGAGCTGCGTGTGGTATTTGAGACAGACTGTACTGATATGTTCAAGATGAACAAGTTGCTAGCTAAGCATATAATCCCTCTTGAACCTACAAGTATGTATTTTTTAAGTTGGATGAATTTTACTCTTCAGACTCTTGTTGATTTGGTTTTCACTTGTATGCTTTTTTCAGAACAAACAGCTCAAAACGCTAAGAAAGCAAAAATAGAGGTGGAATCTGGAAGTGAAAGTGCTAATACAGTTCCAGTTGTGGTAATATCTGAAGCGCTTGCGAATTTCTTTGGTACTGATGAAAGAGAGATGTCCCAGGCTGAGGTACTACGGCAGGTGTGGGAATACATTAAGGTCAATCAGCTCGAGGTGAGTGCTTAAGTGGTCTCCTTTATTGCTCATTTTTAGTAGTTAGGAACTGGAAGATATTATATTAGCAACTTAACACAGATTTGGCAAGTCCCATTTTTTAGCAGAATACGACTGAAATTTAGGACATGAATCATACAATTGATTTGTGAATATGAGAAAGTAATAGCAATTTATATAATACACGACTTAAATTAATATTTGATGAAGTgtggaaaaaaattttcttgcaGTTGCTGGATGATCTTAATACAATATACATCTTTTGGAATTATTACATCTTGCTTTTTACATCAGTATAAAAGCTCCATCTAATTCCAAGTTAGTTGATGAGTGATTTCATCTAGTTAACATGTTTGAGATTTTAATGGTACATATCCTTTCCTATATATCTAGGATCCCTTGAATTCGATGGCAATCATGTGTGATGCAAAACTCCAAGAGCTTTTTGGATGTCAGAGTATTTCTGCACTGGGCATACCAGAGATGCTAGCAAGACTCCATCTACTTAAGAAATCATGATTGCTAATCAGGTTGACTGGTGAGTGCTGAACTAAAACGTAGATGATTTTATTCTGAAAGGGTAACTTGGAGTGCCATTATAGTTATTAGGTTTTGAATTACCAAGATAAAGGTAAGATAAAGGAAATTTATCTAGTGTCTCACTTTCCATCACTGTCTGCACTTGGGATCAGTTAATCTGTAGAACATCTAGGCCAGGCAAGACTTGTTTGTCAAGAAATATATTAGGTTCAGTTCCTTTTTTATTAAGAATCTTTTTAAGTTTGTTTCAGTCATGTAGTAATGTTGAGCAATTTCATATCAAGGTTTTTTTTGTCCCTTTCATTTTTACTTAGAACAAGATTTAAACCCAATAAGTTAAAATTGCGGATAATATACTTGATGATCAACCATGATAACTGATAAAATCTAATATTTCTGCAGGTAAATGGTGTTCTGCTAACTCGTTACGTTCTGACATTGGCTAATGTTACTTACCACAAGAATTTGGGTGCTTTCCAACTTCACTTGCATAGTTTTGGTGTGGGTTAGGGAAGGTAAGTTATGATGAACAGAACGAATGTGTATTTTGGGCTAATTGCAAGTTTTGTGTCATAGCCTGTGATTGTTCTAGGTTTTTAATCTATGTTTTCTTCAGGCATCTTTTCTAATGGTAGTTTCTGACACTTGTAAAGATGCAGAAGGTAGGAAGACAGGAGAAATGTAAAAGATGATTCCATGTATTTTCTGAATGAAATATGTAATTCTGAATTTCTGCTGTTTACGAATTGACCAAGGCCGTGATCTGAGAGTAATTAAATTCCTGTCCTATTATACACCAGAAGTTTCCAGTACTTTTCTAGGGTAGCAAAAAAAAAGTTCGTGCCTGTTGCCCTCTGTTTTCAAGAGAGAGGAATAGAATACAGTACCAGATCCAGACGAATGCAATTTGCAAGATCAACGTGGGACATAATTGGACACTTCCAGTTGCATGAACAATCGAGCACGCATGCCAACAAGTAGATAGTGTTTGTTTGAAGAGGATGTGgaatctagtttttttttttttactttaaaaGTAAATGGGAATCTCCTTTTCTGGGAAGGTTCCAATATGAAGTCCAGATCGCACAAGATGAATCAAACAGCATCACATGGTGATCACCATACGGAGAACTGAAATTTAATAAGCGAAGACAAATGTTCCAAGTCAGCAGCACGATGGGTTCCCTTTATCTCTTTTACTAGTATTTAAGCAGGGGCAAGAACATGGTAGAGTCCTGCGGTACTGCCCTATCTATCTGTGGAGAAGACGGGTAATGGCAAATATGGAGCATGTGGCCAAGTGCCTGCTGGTAATGGCAGTGATATTCCTCGCTGCAGTCGGTGGtggtagtggtggtggtggtggtggtgctgAAGCGACACCTACCCATATTTGCAATGTCACGATAGCTGAACTTGCAGAATGCCTCCCGGCAATTACCGGCAAATCACCCCCGGAGCCCAGCGATGATTGTTGCAAGGCCTTGCGCAAGTCTGATTTGCACTGTCTTTGCAAGCACAAATCACAGCTAAGCAATCCCTCAAAGGCGATGGAGTTGCCTGGCAAATGTGGCCTTGAGCTACCACACGAATGCCAGGTCCGAGTCTAATAAGTTGACCATGCTATCGGCCAAAACTCATACGTGCCTCATGCCCGTAATCATTGCTCCGTTGAATAACTCCTCCTAGAGTAGTAGACTGAACGGAACGAATCTTTTGTCTATCTTCTTAGTTCTGTTTGGAAGTTTAGCATCTTTAATTGATTGTTCTGAATCAGTGCCACGTCTATTGCTCTGTCGCTTTTGTTTTTGACAAGGGCTTTTCCTTCCTGTACGTACTCTTTGGCCATCACTTTCAGTGGTCTGGTCTCTTTTGTGTTTTAGGCCTTTTCGCCGCAAAAGCAACAGAAAGAAAGACGCTGTCACAGTAGAAGTTATGTTTGTACGTGCACGGTACCTATAAGTCTATAGCCCAGAATTGGGCTTTTTTTTCTGCTCAAGCGTCGTAaaaactactactactacttaaATGCCCAACTTCAATCAACTAAACGAGATGTGTTTAAAAAGGGTTCAGCTGTAATAACTCCTCGTTCCCTCCAGCTTCATGAAGAGTTGTTGTTTCTTGGGCCACCAAATAGTGGTCTCATGTAAGCATCATCAAACCTCCTCCAATAGTGATGAATCGTGTGTACAGGCCTTTCTAGGAGCATGGACAAGCTATCCTTTGCACGTAGAACATTTGTTGCAGCAGATTCTTCAAAAGAGAGCAAAGGAAGTCTCATATCCTCCTTGGAGATGGTCGGTTCACGGCTTAGGTCTCCAATATTAGCATCATGCGGCGGAAGCAAGCAACTCACAAGTGGCTTTGTTAAAAAGCCAAATACCTGCATCATTTACTTCTTAATCAATTGGCAAACATTCTCTGTAGTATGATACCCTTCTAGGCACCAAGAAAACACTCCACTCAGGAATTCTTTGAGAAATAATTCGTTCAATAAATTAGGACTTCATTACAGAAGTAGAGGTGAGATCTGCGGAATCTTGGTTTCTGAATAAAGCACACTTACTATTGTGCTGAAGAGCACGACAATGACTGTTGTAGTGACCACTGTGGCGTTGACCGGATCCCATGTAACCCCTGAGTGAGTGAACTACACCAGCCAAcaattacaaatttggcattcataACACTTTCCAGCTTATAAAAAAAGTGAAATGCAACGGTACTGACTAATGCTTTTGCACAAAGTTTGTCTGCATGTACAGAAAGCGTACCTCTTTGAACGCCAACGCTATGGATACAGCTCCCCTCATAAGTCCAGCCCACAAAATTATTACCTGTTATAGCCAAAAATCAGTCAAAAAAATGTGAGCAATTTGATGTCACCTGAATATAGAAGTTGCTGATAAAAGTACAATAATTGTGTACTTGGTGCTTGAATGTTATTGTGGATGAACGGGAAGCATTTCTGTTTGCATAATTCGAAAGGAAAGACAAAGGAAAGACAAAAGCAGCACGGCCAAGTAGTATCAGGAAGATCAAAATGGTACATATAACGAGCAAGGTCCAAACCCTGCGACAAGGTAGATAAAAGAGGTTACTTGACAGATGAAATCAACAATTTGTTTATGCATAGACGTAATGTAAATTGGAAACTTTAAAGAATATGTCCCTTAGGATAATTTGGAAAATCATTTTCCCTATTTCTTTTCTATCCCCAAGGGCCCATGTTAACTTCTCAAAACCTCTCAGTCTTCTTAGAATTAACTTCAAACCATATAGAATGACCTTTTCTAACCAATTACTCAGAATGACCTTTTCTAACCATATAGATTGAAGATCTTTCTACAAGCTTCAAAGTACATTTACCTCAATTTGCTCAGCTTCCACTTCTCAATGTCAAGTGCATCCATTCCCACATACAAAAATATGAACGTCTCCGCAATAAATGACATTGTAGCAAATACATGCCTGCAGTTAAGTATGTCAGAAACATTTAGCATAGATCAGGTGATGAGAAACATAAGTTGCATCTTTATTTTCTGCTCTATTGATGCAAGCAACAACAGAGTTTGCTAAGCAAGTAGGCAGATAAATCACAGTTATAGACAAAGGCAATAGACACTGCCTGATTCAGGGAACAAACCTGGTTGTAATTTTTGAACTTTCTGTGGTGTTATGCCATGCATAATGGGACATGAAAATCCCACAGAAGAAGACTGTCAAAATCCCACTAAGGTTGAGTAGCTGCAAAAGTCAAGACCAATCCCTGAGCAACACTAAGCTTTATATTGAGGCTACTGCAAACCTGCAAATGCCTGTAATATACATTGA
Above is a genomic segment from Coffea eugenioides isolate CCC68of chromosome 5, Ceug_1.0, whole genome shotgun sequence containing:
- the LOC113772076 gene encoding putative lipid-transfer protein DIR1, whose product is MANMEHVAKCLLVMAVIFLAAVGGGSGGGGGGAEATPTHICNVTIAELAECLPAITGKSPPEPSDDCCKALRKSDLHCLCKHKSQLSNPSKAMELPGKCGLELPHECQVRV
- the LOC113771962 gene encoding protein TRI1; its protein translation is FALICSASSGKKRRGGPGGLNKLCGVSPELQAVVGQATMPRTEIVKQLWAYIRKNNLQDPNNKRKIICNDELRVVFETDCTDMFKMNKLLAKHIIPLEPTKQTAQNAKKAKIEVESGSESANTVPVVVISEALANFFGTDEREMSQAEVLRQVWEYIKVNQLEDPLNSMAIMCDAKLQELFGCQSISALGIPEMLARLHLLKKS